One Qipengyuania gaetbuli genomic region harbors:
- a CDS encoding sugar MFS transporter, producing MALAPDVSSSTDPAPVVDDDTPPVNAPGLQYFVMGLFFIFGGITSLNDVIIPKLKELFTLSYTEAMLVQFCFFAAYLVIGIPGAKLVKKIGYMRGAVAGLATMILGCLLFIPASQTATYAIFLGALFILASGVVIVQVVANPLISLLGPPSTTHSRLTFAQAFNSLGTTVFPIVGAAVILGSLANMSADQLSGAELQAYRAAESEAIWQGYLGVAALIALVAAAVWMFRNRLPHDEKIMGDGELVSNGRYLVGLALAAAGAFLALNVSGWLGVLFILAAPAVWLYDNALLRRTRFSFGALCIFLYVGAEVSIGSIIINYLSTERVLGEPESVIGWMIGLYWGGAMIGRFIGSGLLRVFSPGKILAFNAIGAILLIVISANTAGQVAAYSLLAVGLMNSIMFPTIFSLACEKLGPRAADGSGIINVAIFGGAVVPLLYGVVADATGGNLALAMVIPVVCYGIIAAFGIYARRPAVA from the coding sequence ATGGCATTGGCACCTGACGTTTCGTCGAGCACCGATCCGGCACCGGTCGTCGATGACGACACGCCGCCGGTAAATGCACCGGGCCTGCAGTATTTCGTGATGGGCCTGTTCTTCATCTTCGGCGGGATCACCTCGCTGAACGATGTGATCATTCCCAAGCTGAAAGAGCTGTTCACGCTCAGCTACACCGAAGCAATGCTGGTGCAGTTCTGCTTCTTCGCCGCCTACCTCGTGATCGGCATTCCGGGCGCCAAGCTGGTCAAGAAGATCGGCTACATGCGCGGCGCTGTGGCAGGCCTTGCCACGATGATCCTGGGCTGCCTGCTGTTCATCCCGGCGAGCCAGACGGCAACTTATGCCATCTTCCTCGGCGCCCTGTTCATCCTCGCCAGCGGCGTGGTGATCGTCCAGGTGGTGGCAAACCCGCTCATCAGCCTGCTCGGGCCGCCGTCGACCACCCACAGCCGCCTGACCTTCGCACAGGCGTTCAATTCGCTGGGCACCACGGTCTTCCCGATCGTCGGGGCCGCCGTGATCCTCGGCAGCCTTGCAAACATGTCGGCCGACCAGCTGTCGGGCGCCGAACTGCAAGCCTACCGCGCCGCCGAAAGCGAGGCGATCTGGCAGGGCTATCTCGGTGTTGCCGCGCTGATCGCGCTGGTCGCCGCGGCCGTGTGGATGTTCCGCAACCGCCTCCCGCATGACGAGAAGATCATGGGTGACGGCGAACTGGTGTCGAACGGCCGCTATCTCGTCGGCCTCGCCCTTGCGGCGGCTGGCGCCTTCCTGGCCCTCAACGTCAGCGGCTGGCTCGGCGTGCTCTTCATTCTCGCGGCACCGGCCGTGTGGCTCTACGACAACGCGCTCCTGCGGCGTACGCGCTTCAGCTTCGGCGCGCTGTGCATCTTCCTCTACGTCGGTGCGGAAGTCTCGATCGGTTCCATCATCATCAACTACCTGTCGACCGAACGCGTGCTCGGCGAGCCGGAAAGCGTCATCGGCTGGATGATCGGCCTCTACTGGGGCGGCGCCATGATCGGCCGCTTCATCGGTTCGGGCCTGCTGCGCGTCTTCAGCCCGGGCAAGATCCTGGCCTTCAATGCCATCGGCGCGATCCTGCTGATCGTCATCTCGGCCAATACCGCAGGCCAGGTGGCTGCCTATTCGCTGCTGGCCGTGGGCCTGATGAACTCCATCATGTTCCCGACCATCTTCTCGCTCGCCTGCGAGAAGCTTGGTCCGCGTGCGGCAGACGGTTCGGGCATCATCAACGTGGCCATCTTCGGCGGCGCGGTGGTTCCCTTGCTCTACGGCGTGGTCGCCGACGCAACCGGCGGCAACCTGGCGCTTGCCATGGTGATCCCGGTGGTCTGCTATGGCATAATCGCCGCCTTCGGCATCTACGCGCGGCGCCCTGCCGTCGCCTGA